Proteins encoded by one window of Acidobacteriota bacterium:
- a CDS encoding 50S ribosomal protein L25 yields the protein MEARLEAVKRESFGKNEARRLRVTGRIPGVLYGGTLAGGKRQATSIAVDPKALSGILHSDSGVNTLIGLKVGDEDVRVLVREYQLDPVTHKLLHVDFYRIAMDKLLTVTVPVICKGEPKGVKQEGGLLDIVHREVQVECLPSDIPEHIEIDVTELMLGQAIRLRDVATNPRWTAVGDLDIMLVHVISPRVVVEPTPTDVVAAAAATPATPAEPEVIKKGKVEKAKEEKE from the coding sequence ATGGAAGCCAGACTGGAAGCGGTAAAGCGAGAATCGTTCGGCAAGAATGAGGCGCGTCGCCTGCGGGTCACCGGCCGCATCCCAGGCGTACTGTACGGCGGCACGTTGGCAGGGGGGAAGCGACAGGCCACGTCGATCGCGGTGGACCCGAAGGCGCTGTCCGGCATTCTGCACTCCGATTCGGGCGTGAACACGCTGATTGGGCTCAAGGTCGGCGACGAGGACGTGCGGGTGCTCGTCAGGGAATATCAGCTCGATCCGGTCACCCACAAGCTGCTGCACGTGGATTTCTACCGCATCGCCATGGACAAGCTCCTGACGGTCACGGTGCCCGTGATCTGCAAGGGCGAGCCGAAGGGCGTCAAGCAGGAGGGCGGCCTGCTCGACATCGTGCACCGCGAGGTCCAGGTCGAGTGCCTGCCGTCCGACATTCCCGAGCACATCGAGATTGACGTGACCGAACTGATGCTCGGCCAGGCCATTCGCCTGAGGGACGTGGCGACGAATCCGAGGTGGACGGCGGTCGGCGATCTCGACATCATGCTCGTCCACGTGATCTCGCCGCGCGTGGTGGTCGAGCCGACCCCGACTGATGTGGTGGCGGCGGCGGCGGCGACGCCTGCGACTCCGGCCGAGCCCGAGGTCATCAAGAAGGGCAAGGTCGAGAAGGCTAAGGAAGAGAAGGAGTAG
- a CDS encoding ribose-phosphate pyrophosphokinase, giving the protein MKLFSGSAHPELTREIAEFLGLPVGQAKLRRFPDTEVSFQIDENIRGTDVFVVQPTSPPVDEHIMELLVMIDAFRRSSAARITAVIPYYGYARQDRKDKPRVPISAKLVANILGAAGTNRVLTMDLHKAQIQGFFDIPVDHLFAAPVIIDHLSRQGFQNLTIVSPDAGGAERARAYGKRLGADLAIIDKRRSPEDGHAEVMNVVGDVEGRTCLIQDDIVDTAGTMQNAAQALMANGAERVWACAVHGLFSGPAIARIEQSAIEKFVVTNTIPIGGDKAKCNKIVTLSVARLLGQAIRSIHEETSVSSLFV; this is encoded by the coding sequence ATGAAACTCTTTTCGGGCAGTGCGCATCCTGAACTCACTCGGGAAATTGCCGAGTTCCTTGGCCTTCCGGTTGGCCAGGCCAAGCTGCGGCGGTTCCCCGACACGGAAGTGTCGTTCCAGATCGACGAGAACATCCGCGGCACGGATGTCTTCGTGGTGCAGCCGACGTCGCCGCCGGTTGACGAGCACATCATGGAACTGCTCGTCATGATCGACGCGTTCCGCCGCTCGTCGGCGGCGCGCATCACGGCGGTGATTCCGTATTACGGCTACGCGCGGCAGGACCGGAAAGACAAGCCCCGCGTGCCGATTTCGGCGAAGCTGGTGGCGAACATCCTCGGCGCGGCCGGGACCAATCGCGTGCTGACGATGGACCTGCACAAGGCGCAGATCCAGGGGTTCTTTGACATTCCGGTGGATCACCTGTTCGCCGCTCCGGTGATCATCGACCACCTGTCCCGGCAGGGGTTTCAGAACCTGACCATCGTGTCCCCGGATGCGGGCGGCGCCGAACGGGCCCGGGCGTATGGCAAGCGTCTCGGTGCGGATCTGGCGATTATCGACAAACGCCGGTCGCCTGAAGACGGGCACGCGGAAGTGATGAACGTGGTCGGCGATGTGGAAGGCCGGACGTGCCTCATTCAGGACGACATCGTCGATACCGCCGGCACGATGCAGAACGCGGCGCAGGCCCTGATGGCCAACGGCGCGGAACGGGTGTGGGCGTGCGCGGTGCACGGGCTGTTTTCGGGGCCGGCGATAGCTCGAATCGAGCAGTCGGCGATTGAGAAGTTTGTCGTCACCAACACGATCCCGATCGGTGGCGACAAGGCGAAGTGCAACAAGATCGTGACGTTGTCGGTGGCCCGGCTGCTCGGCCAGGCCATCCGCAGCATCCATGAAGAGACGTCGGTATCATCGTTGTTTGTGTAG
- the pth gene encoding aminoacyl-tRNA hydrolase, translated as MKLIVGLGNPGRSYHGTRHNVGFAVADQLARRREVAFEQARANALTARVGTGAATLFFVKPLTMMNLSGEAVGELAHFYKIDPSDIIAVADDVNLPLGRLRLRGSGSAGGHNGFRSIIACLGSDLFPRLRVGVGRGDPRRDLADHVLARFDPDETEEVERAIARAADAVDTFLAEGIKAAMNRFNRAEDSAP; from the coding sequence GTGAAGCTGATCGTCGGTCTTGGCAATCCGGGGCGAAGCTACCACGGGACACGGCACAACGTCGGGTTCGCGGTCGCCGACCAGTTGGCGCGCCGGCGCGAAGTGGCGTTCGAGCAGGCCCGGGCCAACGCACTGACGGCTCGCGTCGGAACGGGTGCCGCGACGCTGTTCTTCGTCAAGCCGCTCACGATGATGAATCTGAGCGGCGAGGCCGTGGGCGAGTTGGCGCACTTCTACAAGATCGACCCGTCGGACATCATCGCGGTGGCCGACGATGTCAACCTGCCGCTGGGGCGATTGCGCCTGCGCGGCAGCGGATCGGCGGGCGGGCACAACGGGTTCCGTTCGATCATCGCGTGCCTGGGTTCGGACCTGTTCCCGCGGCTGCGCGTCGGAGTGGGGCGCGGCGATCCGCGCCGCGATCTGGCGGACCACGTGCTCGCGCGGTTCGATCCGGATGAGACAGAGGAAGTCGAGCGCGCGATTGCCCGGGCTGCCGACGCCGTGGACACGTTCCTCGCGGAGGGCATCAAGGCAGCCATGAATCGGTTCAACCGGGCGGAGGATTCCGCCCCCTAA
- the ispE gene encoding 4-(cytidine 5'-diphospho)-2-C-methyl-D-erythritol kinase has protein sequence MMAMPPDIRVRAHAKINLTLHVRGTRDDGYHDLETVFQSLALHDTLTCRLRPGPFGIRCDDPGVPTDGRNLIWRAAQRLWERLGHQGPVRGAEIVLAKQIPMQAGLGGGSADAAAALVALARAWAADRAVDLAAAAAQVGADVPYFLIGGSALGLSRGDDLYPLPDLPPYQVVLGLPAFGVSTVDAYGWFDRDEAGPGRTREASMPGIPAWPGRPLVVANDLEAPVARRHPDIGRLRDALLRAGAAAAAMTGSGSAVFGLFDTVIQARRAARILAGTGAVALVTRTVGRRTCRSGSRKVAR, from the coding sequence ATGATGGCAATGCCTCCGGACATCCGTGTTCGCGCGCACGCCAAGATCAACCTGACGCTGCACGTGCGAGGCACGCGCGATGACGGGTACCACGACCTGGAGACGGTCTTTCAGTCGCTGGCGCTGCACGATACCCTGACGTGCCGGCTGCGTCCGGGCCCCTTCGGCATTCGCTGTGATGATCCCGGTGTGCCCACCGACGGACGCAACCTGATCTGGCGCGCCGCGCAGAGGCTCTGGGAGCGACTTGGACATCAGGGGCCCGTGCGGGGCGCGGAGATCGTGCTAGCCAAACAAATCCCCATGCAGGCCGGCCTCGGTGGAGGAAGCGCCGACGCCGCGGCGGCGCTGGTGGCGCTCGCGCGCGCCTGGGCCGCCGATCGTGCTGTCGATCTCGCAGCGGCGGCGGCGCAGGTCGGCGCGGACGTGCCGTACTTCCTGATCGGCGGATCCGCTCTGGGATTGTCGCGGGGCGACGATCTCTATCCCTTGCCGGACCTGCCGCCGTATCAGGTTGTGCTGGGACTGCCCGCGTTTGGCGTGTCGACGGTCGACGCCTACGGGTGGTTCGATCGTGACGAGGCCGGACCGGGCCGGACTCGCGAGGCGAGTATGCCCGGGATTCCCGCCTGGCCTGGCCGCCCGCTGGTCGTCGCCAATGACCTGGAGGCTCCCGTCGCCCGCCGCCATCCCGACATCGGCAGACTCCGCGACGCGCTGCTCAGGGCAGGCGCCGCGGCGGCCGCGATGACGGGCAGCGGGTCGGCGGTGTTCGGCTTGTTCGACACGGTCATCCAGGCGCGTCGCGCGGCGCGGATTCTGGCCGGCACTGGCGCGGTCGCCCTGGTCACCAGGACCGTCGGCCGGCGAACATGCCGGTCAGGGTCGCGGAAGGTCGCGCGTTAG